tgtgctcataaatttacaCAGCCCTTCCTGGCACAATTTTAGAATTACTGGcaattttttgtaaaatataacgGCACATGGAGAAGCTGTGTCTGCACTTTTAAAGTCATAATGACAGCTGCAATTATTAAAGATACCATCTGACCACTTTACCTATAAAGAAGAATTTCCTCTGTGGTCActtatagtttttaaaaatggccagtATTACAGGGGTATTTAAAGTTATAAACACAACTGTAAAAGGTATATGTCAATAATTTAGATTAAATCGTGTTTACAAAATGATTAGTGTATATCACTGCCTTGTTCACATGGATCTGTTATgtgaattaaaatataaataaacagaatcCATTGTCAGTTCATTATGTAGATCTTGCTAAAACTAAGTCATgctaatccaacagtcctgtaataaatcctcctctATCCTCCATCAAGATGTAGGATCCACATTGTTGGGGAAACCAAAACTTGAACTAGATTCCTGCAATGAAAACAAGGGTTAGGTTTCATTTCCTTCCCATTAGTTTCTTAACAGTTTCTTCTGACATATTTGACTGAACTTAAATCTTAGTTGTTGAAAACTGACACTAAGAGCGATGTTTAATCTATTTAATCTGTTCAGACCTGCAGTGTGTCCTCAGTATAGTAAACACTCAAAAAGCTTTAATCCAAATCCCTCCTGCAGGTAAAACAGTGCAGCCCCTACTCCATAACACAATAAATCTTATAAAGCACAAAAGACGTAGgtagaggaaagagaggagacaggaatgAGTCAATACACACCATTTGATGAAATGGTGCCATCTTCATATTTGTTAACTAAAACAACATCTACAAAATCTCGTGGAGCTATGATACCCATAGCTGCTGAGGGCGTGACTGTTCGGCAGATAGAGATGTCCTGCACAAGAGTGGGAGACAAGGGACAGAACTCAAAGACTGAGTcgaataaagcaaaaacaaaaatgaatatcACCTCTGGTATCACATGTTAGCAGTTAAAGCTGGGGCACAGGGCacaattttacttttaaaaatagcCCAGTTGTTTGCATCTTGTCCTCCATTATCAATAGCTTTTTCTGCACTGCAGTTCAAAGTTACAGCTATCAGAATGATCATAAGGAAACATCCTCTCATTAGATGACAAGGATACCCACCTCCGTGATTTGTTCCAAAAGCTCAAACCTTTTGACATTGCTGTCCCACTTGACTCTGAACCCATTGGGTACTGGTTTAAGGCACTCCCATACCTTCTTCATGCTGCCACTGACAATTCCCTCCCCCTTGTAACTGCAGACGAAGTGACAGGACACAGTAAAGAGAGCACATTATTGAGGTGCGACTCTGCTGTGCGTAAGATTCATACACTCCTAAATAGGCAAATGATTAAAACCCTGCGCACAGATTAACATTAAGTTTCTTCTACTTCACACACCACACTTTAAGCCTTAATGATAAcaatttgttgattttttttggcCATGCCTTACTTAAACATAATATTACACAAGCCGATTATGAAAAAATATCATAAAGGAAAATTAAAGTCTCATTTTACTATAATGTGCAGCCTCATCTGTCCTGACACAAACTCATGACACTGCAAATGCAAACGCAATGCATCTTAGCATAAAGAGTTGATGTTTCTCACACATTCCCAGGGAACTCCGATGAGGGACGCCAGGACACGACCATGTCattctgcaaaaaacaaaacagtaaattcaCAGTGAGCAACATTGGTCTCTGTGTAATGACTGAAACATGCTGTTTTCTCTGACAAACTACAGAGTATTTCaaaactgtaacatttttgaATTGCACTTGCTTATTATTTGTTGTCCTGAGTACATGTTAACATGTACTCAGGACAACAAATAACCCTGGTACATGTTGAAGAAGTAACtatattgatatttttgttGGTCAAATTAATTGCATACAAAACACAATTATTGTCATCTTTAAGAAGaataagaaaatgcagcagTCATATGTGTCTGGATATGCACCGGTCTGTGCCACACTGCTGTGAAACACCAAATAACATGGCTTTAAACAAAACTATAGATATAAGCTATTTCTGTAATACTACCAGCACCATTTCAGAGAAAATAACGCAggcaaaatgttgtttttctacaCCTTATCTTACtatgttcttatttattttattattttgctgcTGTATTTTCCCGTCAGTGGATCAAAGACGTGTGATCTAATCCTATTTTtacacttgtgtttgtgtgatgctTCCAAACTGAACAGTAGAAGTCTCAGGTTTATTATCCCCGACCACCTGTGTCAGGTGAGCAAGGCCACACAAGTCACAAATACCTGCTTATGTCAAATCATCTCTCCGTTGGTTTTCTACACCAGAGCACAGCATGCCCCGGGCAAGCGGAGTAAGACCGTACAGTTTGTGATATCACATGATAACAACAAATATTTACCGATTTCTTGCAGACCTTCCATCCGGACACGTCAGTCTTGTAGCTCAGCAAGCAGGCAGCCACTGCCTTGGCTTTATTTTCATAATCCATGACCGTAAAGGTGAAGGTTATCCCGTAGACCTAGCTGACTTTCCACTAACGTTACCTTACTGGTCGTTCAAGCAGCTGTTATGTCTCAGTTCAGCAGAAAGTCAAAGTCGGCAGCTGGACTGTGTCAGTGACTTCagacaaaatgaacacacacacacacacacgttagccagctagctagctagctagctcggagagaaatagaaaaaaaatccccacagctgtaaaatattaataactGTGAATCACCTTTGGCTCTGGCATGAACAAAGTAGGTGAGCTAGTTCTTTAAAATACGATAAAAACCTAACACAGGTGTATAATCATCCGGAACAAAATGACTTCCGGTTATAGccttcaaaagaaaacatacttTCAAAAATTTAGGCGTccgtgataaaaaaaaaagtgctataGTTTTCAGTATACACACTGTTCGTACATTTTCAATAGCATTCAGTGATTTATTCGAGCATTTTATTAATGGTTCTTAAACAGTGAAgcactgattttctttttcgTGTTTTATGTTGAAGAGAGAAGTGAC
The Mastacembelus armatus chromosome 3, fMasArm1.2, whole genome shotgun sequence DNA segment above includes these coding regions:
- the stard5 gene encoding stAR-related lipid transfer protein 5; this translates as MDYENKAKAVAACLLSYKTDVSGWKVCKKSNDMVVSWRPSSEFPGNVYKGEGIVSGSMKKVWECLKPVPNGFRVKWDSNVKRFELLEQITEDISICRTVTPSAAMGIIAPRDFVDVVLVNKYEDGTISSNAINVIHQDCPPQPGYVRGFNHSCGCICVPISGEPNKTQVFTFFHTDLGGLLPRSVVDSFFPTSMAEFYSNMAKAIKSLKDL